CGGCTCATCACGAGATTGTGCCGCTACCTTAGAAGCGGCGGTTACCTCTTCATGGGCCATTCCGAAAACCTTCACGGCATGAACCTCCCCCTCATTCAGGCAGGTCCGACGGTTTACAGGAAAATTGCGTGAAGGCGCCCCGGACGGAGCTGCCCCTCTTATACCTTCAGCCGGGGGAGCTCTATTTCTCCGAAACACCGGTACGGGTAGCCACCGTCCTCGGCTCCTGCGTTTCGGTAACCATGTACTGCGCCCGTCTTGTGATCGGAAGCATTTGCCATATCCTTCTGCCCCGGTGCCGCCGCAAAGCATGCATTCCAAATTGTGAGGATGCCTTCCGCTATGCGGACTGCTCCATTAAAGCGATGATCGCATGGTTCATCGATAAAGGGGCGTACCCGGCAGAGCTGGAGGTAAAAGTGTTCGGCGGGTCCGACATTCTCGTGACGGGTCCCGACAGGCGCAATGTATCCGTGGGAAAGCAGAATATAGAAGCCGCGAGGCAAGCCCTCCTTCGGGAAGGGCTCAAGCTCCACGCGAGCCATATCGGGGGAACCTCCGGGAGAAAAATCATATTTTCCACGCAGACAGGTGAAGTACTGATGAAGCGGATCAGAAAGACCGTGCATATAGAGGAGGACTTATGCCGGCGGCAGGCCTTAAAACAAGAATACTGATCGTCGACCCTTGTGTCCGGAGGGCCTTAAAGGATGTCCGACGGCGGCCTGGGAAATGAAAGAGATGAGGGAAACAGGGGCTTTTACCATCGCCCGGGACGAGGTTCCTGCGTGGTCTTCGGGAGGCCGGAGAGGCGATTCTGCCTGGGAGGAGTGGTCCCGGTCCGGACACTGGATACAATCGGAAGAGCCGCAACCGCGGAGTGCGAACGAGAAGTTGCCATAATCACTTGACATTTTCTTTTCATGGGCTATTATCACTACTATGGATCTTTCGGAGATCCTCACTGATTTTCGCAGGCAGATCATTGAAACGTGGGTGGACCGCCTCCATGGCGCGGTGAGTGAGAAGTATAGCCGAAGGCCTGTCGCGGAGCTATTCAGCACCGTGGCCGCGGCGAATGACGCGATCCACACCGCTCTGGTCCATGGCGACAGGTCGAGGGTTGATGCCCATATCGAGTGGATTACCAACATCAGGCTCGAAGGGGGTTTTTCCCTCTCCGAGGTGCAGCATGCCTACGACCTTTACCGGACCGTTCTGGTGCCTATCCTTCTCCACCAGCTTGAGGGGGAGGACCTGCGGGATGCCCTGGAGCGGACGAACGACTGCCTTCTCTACACGATAAAGAAATTCAGCAACTATTATCAATCCCTCCATGAGAAAGAGATCAGAGAGCATGCCCAGGGCCTCGAGCGGGAGGTGGAGAAGAGGACCAGGGAGCTCGGGGAATCGGAGTCGAAATACAGGGTCCTCGTGGAAGAGATCAATGACGGCTACTTCGTGAATCAGGCAGGCCATATCGTCTTCGCCAACCAGGCGTTCTGCGACCTCCACG
This genomic stretch from Syntrophorhabdaceae bacterium harbors:
- a CDS encoding chemotaxis protein CheD — its product is MKAPRTELPLLYLQPGELYFSETPVRVATVLGSCVSVTMYCARLVIGSICHILLPRCRRKACIPNCEDAFRYADCSIKAMIAWFIDKGAYPAELEVKVFGGSDILVTGPDRRNVSVGKQNIEAARQALLREGLKLHASHIGGTSGRKIIFSTQTGEVLMKRIRKTVHIEEDLCRRQALKQEY